One region of Triticum aestivum cultivar Chinese Spring chromosome 6B, IWGSC CS RefSeq v2.1, whole genome shotgun sequence genomic DNA includes:
- the LOC123138177 gene encoding MACPF domain-containing protein At1g14780: MAVAAAAEKAVRCLGLGFDMTCDLRLKFCKHSGGCVVARSSRETAPAAVPGVGVVRDMPADVKCGKGDRVRFKSDALEFSKMSELFNQRSSVEGKIPSGQFNACFDLDSGSWAQDASSTKCLAMDGYFISLFDLRLDRRPLALAAHVLRDVPAAWDPAAIASFIEKYGTHVVVGLSMGGQDVVCVRQAASSPLSPSEIRGHLDRLGDQLFSGACAVPPPHARSRSKLTRTPEAFNVFDAQVAQQRLQGITTLVSSKEGVTVIYSKRGGNTTVSSHAEWLPTVPAAPDVINAKLVPITSLLRGVAGTGFLSHAINLYLRYKPPLADLRYFLDFQHHRMWAPVLGGLPLGPCSNRQGSGPALHFSLLGSKLYVSSSQVVVSNLPVTGMRLHLEGKKNNRLGIHLQHLSATPTFMAAVQAQADMAPAWRGSEAVTDDHRYYEPVQWRMFAHVCTAPVKYDPRWHHSHDDDDGRRAAYVVTGAQLHVMAHDSTTVLHLRLLYSELPGYVVVQSRWGRGTARGASGKWSSSSFLSMPFSGSSSSSSSGGAGGGGQKRVPPLVVANINSGVFAGGPPVPVGAQKLLKFVDTSQVTMGPHDSPGYWLATGARLDVDKGKISLHVKFSLLAPSPS; encoded by the exons ATGGccgtggcggcagcggcggagaaGGCGGTGCGGTGCCTGGGGCTGGGGTTCGACATGACGTGCGACCTCAGGCTCAAGTTCTGCAAGCACTCCGGCGGCTGCGTGGTCGCCAGGAGCTCCCGCGAGACGGCGCCGGCCGCCGTGCCGGGCGTCGGCGTGGTCCGCGACATGCCCGCCGACGTCAAGTGCGGCAAGGGCGACCGCGTCCGCTTCAAGTCCGACGCGCTCGAGTTCAGCAAG ATGTCGGAGCTGTTCAACCAACGGAGCTCCGTGGAGGGGAAGATCCCGTCGGGGCAGTTCAACGCGTGCTTCGACCTGGACAGCGGGTCCTGGGCGCAGGACGCGTCCTCCACCAAGTGCCTCGCCATGGACGGCTACTTCATCTCCCTCTTCGACCTCCGCCTCGACCGCCGCCCGCTCGCCCTCGCCGCCCACGTCCTCCGCGACGTCCCCGCCGCCTGGGACCCCGCCGCCATCGCAAG cTTCATCGAGAAGTACGGGACCCACGTGGTGGTGGGGCTGAGCATGGGCGGGCAGGACGTGGTGTGCGTGCGGCAGGCCGCGTCGTCGCCGCTGTCGCCGTCGGAGATCAGGGGCCATCTCGACCGCCTCGGCGACCAGCTCTTCTCCGGCGCCTGCGCCGTGCCGCCGCCCCACGCCAGGTCCAGGTCCAAGCTCACCAGGACGCCGGAGGCCTTCAACGTGTTCGACGCGCAGGTGGCGCAGCAGCGGCTGCAAGGGATCACCACCCTCGTCTCATCCAAGGAG GGAGTGACGGTGATATACTCGAAGCGGGGAGGGAACACGACGGTGAGCAGCCACGCGGAGTGGCTCCCCACCGTGCCGGCGGCGCCCGACGTGATCAACGCCAAGCTCGTGCCCATCACCTCCCTGCTCCGAGGCGTCGCCGGCACCGGCTTCCTCTCGCACGCCATCAACCTCTACCTCAGAT ATAAGCCGCCGTTGGCTGACCTGAGGTACTTCCTGGATTTCCAGCATCACAGAATGTGGGCCCCGGTGCTCGGCGGGCTGCCCCTCGGCCCCTGCTCCAACCGCCAGGGCTCCGGCCCGGCCCTGCACTTCAGCCTGCTCGGCTCCAAGCTCTACGTCAGCTCCAGCCAG GTGGTTGTGTCGAATTTGCCGGTCACCGGGATGAGGCTGCACCTCGAGGGCAAGAAAAACAACCG GCTAGGCATCCACCTGCAGCACCTGTCGGCCACCCCGACGTTCATGGCCGCCGTGCAGGCGCAGGCCGAcatggcgccggcgtggcggggcTCCGAGGCGGTCACCGACGACCACCGCTACTACGAGCCGGTGCAGTGGCGCATGTTCGCGCACGTCTGCACCGCGCCGGTCAAGTACGACCCGCGGTGGCACCACtcccacgacgacgacgacggccgcCGCGCCGCCTACGTCGTGACCGGCGCGCAGCTCCACGTCATGGCGCACGACTCCACCACCGTGCTGCACCTCCGGCTGCTCTACTCGGAGCTGCCCGGCTACGTCGTCGTGCAGTCCAGGTGGGGGCGCGGCACGGCGAGGGGGGCGTCGGGGAAGTGGTCGTCGTCGAGCTTCCTGTCCATGCCCTTCTCGGggtcctcttcgtcgtcgtcgtccggcggcGCTGGCGGTGGCGGCCAGAAGCGAGTCCCCCCGCTGGTGGTGGCCAACATCAACTCCGGCGTGTTCGCTGGCGGGCCGCCCGTGCCCGTGGGCGCGCAGAAGCTGCTCAAGTTCGTGGACACCTCGCAGGTGACCATGGGCCCGCACGACAGCCCCGGGTACTGGCTCGCCACCGGCGCAAGGCTCGACGTCGACAAGGGCAAGATCTCGCTGCACGTCAAGTTCTCCCTGCTCGCGCCGTCTCCTTCTTGA
- the LOC123138176 gene encoding probable RNA-dependent RNA polymerase 1, with protein sequence MKRIDFCLIYNSKKYKLELSYESIWEIQLHHPPGLQKKFLLIQVQAAPKIYEQNIRRSGSMYDDPLFNYFRDDTDDQWTRTTDFTPSASIGQSSILCLELPHICYVPNIREYFVYYEVHNEVFHLQRGYSYSSNTCFVPLVKSHHFTDVPYEILFKINHLVQNGTLSGPTLDDNFYRLVSPGYECIDHIKRALEKMSYLKKTCLNPTKWLSEQYKKIQISRYVLTSPNISLDDDGLVYVYRVQITPAKVYFYGPEINVSNRVVRNYAADLDNFLRVSFVDEDCEKLRSTDLSQRSAPGNNTRAALYNRVLSVLSNGITIGDKHFEFLAFSSSQLRDNSAWMFASRPGLSASDIREWMGNFRNIRNVAKYAARLGQSFSSSTETLKVHRHEVKEAPDVTNGTKYVFSDGIGTISVDFADEVSKKCNLTCFTPSAFQIRYGGYKGVVAVDPKSHWKLSLRKSMSKFQSDNITLDVLAYSKYQPCFLNRQLITLLSTLGVRDSIFELKQQEAVKQLNRMVAEPQAAIDAIELMPMGEITNIVKELLLCGYRPDVEPFVSMLLQTFRASKLLELKTRSRIFVPKGRAMMGCLDETRTLKYGQVFIQASNSANDRGKSIVTGKVVVAKNPCIHPGDIRILQAVHSPPLGHMVNCVVFPQLGPRPHPNECSGSDLDGDIYFVSWDPDLIPTRMVAPMDYTPAPTETLDHDVMIEEVHEYFTNYIVNESLGIIANAHVVFADRERLKAESTPCIKLAELFSIAVDYPKTGVPAQIPPELHVKEYPDFMEKLDKATYVSEGIIGKLYREIKKQNPHIGHFTEDVARRSYDTDLIVHGYQDYSTEAVWFKEEYDFKLGNLMEHYGIKSEAEIISGCILKMAKNFTKKSDADAISLAVKSLRKEARSWFSEMGSDESGDGHEASDAKASAWYHVTYHPEFWGSYNEGYDHRPHLISFPWCVYDKLILIKRKKFLLDRENRMRRNTIFG encoded by the exons ATGAAGAGGATTGACTTTTGCCTGATCTACAACTCGAAGAAATACAAACTTGAACTCTCCTACGAGAGCATATGGGAGATCCAGCTTCATCATCCACCTGGGTTGCAAAAAAAGTTCCTTCTGATTCAG GTTCAGGCTGCTCCAAAAATTTACGAACAAAATATACGCCGTTCTGGTTCTATGTACGATGATCCTTTATTCAACTATTTTAGGGATGATACAGATGACCAGTGGACCAGAACAACTGATTTCACTCCATCAGCCAGCATTGGGCAATCATCTATCCTATGTCTGGAGCTACCACATATTTGTTATGTCCCAAACATCAGAGAGTACTTTGTTTACTATGAAGTACACAATGAAGTCTTCCATCTCCAGCGTGGATATTCATATTCAAGCAATACTTGCTTTGTTCCACTTGTGAAATCTCATCATTTCACTGATGTCCCCTATGAGATACTCTTTAAGATCAACCACTTGGTTCAGAATGGGACACTTAGTGGGCCAACACTTGATGACAACTTCTACCGTCTGGTCAGCCCAGGATATGAATGCATTGACCATATAAAGCGTGCACTTGAAAAGATGTCATACCTAAAAAAGACTTGTTTGAATCCAACAAAGTGGTTATCTGAACAATACAAAAAAATTCAGATATCACGCTACGTGTTAACATCACCAAACATAAGCCTGGATGATGATGGGTTGGTATATGTCTATAGGGTGCAAATTACCCCTGCTAAAGTGTACTTTTATGGTCCTGAGATTAATGTCTCGAATCGTGTTGTACGGAATTACGCTGCTGATTTGGATAACTTCCTTCGGGTTTCGTTTGTCGATGAGGACTGTGAGAAGCTTCGTTCAACTGATTTATCACAACGCTCTGCTCCAGGAAATAATACAAGGGCTGCTCTTTATAATAGAGTTCTTTCGGTTCTTTCAAATGGCATCACTATCGGTGACAAGCACTTCGAATTTCTGGCTTTTTCTTCAAGCCAGCTCCGAGATAACTCTGCATGGATGTTTGCTTCTCGGCCGGGGTTATCTGCCAGTGACATCAGGGAGTGGATGGGGAACTTCCGTAATATTAGAAATGTGGCAAAGTATGCTGCAAGGCTTGGTCAGTCTTTTAGTTCCTCAACAGAAACTTTGAAAGTGCATAGGCATGAGGTGAAAGAAGCTCCAGATGTAACAAACGGTACAAAGTATGTATTCTCGGATGGAATTGGAACCATTTCAGTTGATTTTGCAGATGAAGTGTCTAAGAAGTGCAACTTGACCTGCTTTACTCCCTCCGCTTTCCAAATAAGGTATGGAGGTTACAAAGGTGTTGTCGCTGTTGATCCAAAATCACACTGGAAACTATCTTTAAGAAAAAGCATGTCAAAGTTTCAGTCAGATAACATCACACTAGATGTTCTTGCATACAGCAAGTACCAGCCATGTTTCCTGAACCGGCAGTTAATCACTCTTCTTTCGACACTCGGAGTCAGAGATAGCATATTTGAACTGAAGCAACAAGAAGCTGTGAAGCAGTTGAACAGAATGGTAGCTGAACCACAAGCTGCTATTGATGCAATTGAGCTTATGCCCATGGGAGAAATTACCAACATTGTTAAAGAGTTGTTGTTATGTGGTTACCGGCCTGATGTTGAACCATTTGTTTCTATGCTTCTACAAACATTTAGAGCATCCAAGCTGCTAGAATTGAAAACGAGGTCAAGGATATTTGTCCCAAAAGGACGAGCAATGATGGGATGCCTGGATGAAACCCGCACACTGAAGTACGGACAGGTATTCATTCAAGCTTCTAATAGTGCAAATGACCGTGGAAAGTCCATCGTAACTGGAAAAGTTGTCGTTGCCAAAAACCCTTGCATCCACCCTGGTGATATACGTATTCTCCAGGCTGTTCATAGTCCTCCTCTGGGCCACATGGTTAACTGTGTTGTCTTTCCGCAGCTGGGGCCAAG ACCTCATCCTAATGAATGTTCAGGGAGTGATCTTGATGGGGACATATATTTTGTTTCATGGGACCCAGATCTCATTCCAACTCGTATGGTGGCGCCTATGGACTATACTCCTGCACCAACAGAAACATTAGATCATGATGTTATGATTGAG GAAGTACATGAGTATTTCACAAATTACATAGTTAACGAGAGTCTGGGAATCATTGCCAACGCGCACGTAGTCTTTGCGGATAGGGAAAGATTGAAGGCTGAAAGTACACCATGCATTAAGCTGGCAGAGCTCTTCTCCATTGCTGTTGATTACCCAAAGACAGGAGTACCGGCTCAAATTCCGCCTGAACTACATGTGAAGGAGTATCCAGATTTTATGGAGAAGCTCGACAAGGCTACCTATGTATCCGAGGGAATAATAGGGAAGCTCTACCGGGAAATTAAGAAGCAGAACCCTCACATTGGACACTTTACAGAGGATGTGGCAAGGCGGTCTTATGACACTGATTTGATAGTTCATGGCTACCAAGACTACAGTACCGAAGCTGTGTGGTTCAAGGAAGAGTATGACTTCAAGTTGGGTAATCTGATGGAGCACTACGGAATAAAAAGCGAGGCTGAGATAATAAGTGGATGCATTCTTAAGATGGCAAAGAATTTTACCAAGAAGAGTGACGCCGATGCTATCAGTCTGGCGGTGAAATCTTTGCGGAAGGAAGCAAGGTCATGGTTCAGCGAGATGGGTTCAGATGAGAGCGGAGATGGTCATGAGGCCTCAGACGCCAAGGCATCCGCTTGGTATCATGTTACCTATCACCCAGAGTTCTGGGGTAGCTACAATGAAGGGTATGATCACCGGCCACATCTCATCAGCTTTCCATGGTGTGTCTATGACAAGCTGATTCTCATCAAGCGGAAGAAGTTTCTGCTCGATCGTGAGAACAGAATGAGACGCAACACGATATTCGGCTGA